In the genome of Desulfovibrio desulfuricans, one region contains:
- a CDS encoding IscA/HesB family protein: MLELTESAQKELAAFFEGKEKSTIRVYLAPGGCSGPHLALALDAATEEDMSEDQGGFTFCINKELLAQVEGVKIDLSYMGFTVEPTVPLPQTGGGCSGCSGGCGH; this comes from the coding sequence ATGCTTGAACTGACCGAAAGCGCCCAGAAGGAACTGGCGGCCTTTTTTGAAGGTAAGGAAAAAAGCACCATTCGTGTTTATCTCGCTCCCGGCGGGTGCAGCGGGCCGCATCTGGCCCTGGCGCTTGACGCCGCCACGGAAGAGGATATGAGCGAAGATCAGGGCGGATTCACCTTCTGCATCAACAAGGAGCTTCTTGCTCAGGTTGAAGGCGTGAAGATTGACCTGTCCTACATGGGCTTTACTGTTGAGCCCACGGTGCCCCTGCCCCAGACGGGCGGCGGTTGCAGCGGCTGCTCCGGCGGCTGCGGACACTAG
- a CDS encoding helix-turn-helix domain-containing protein encodes MTLVELGAALRVEREKRGLDMEDAANKLKISARLLRALEEGDEQSLPPLAYTKGFIRSYAAYVGLSAEEVSEAIGALEGAAEPVAPQNVYEPEMVLTSRRNLKPILAGVVMVGIVVAALIAWQQGALDFLGRQTRRLAQPAPMQSAESVDPGNLAVRPSAPAAPAGLAQGANAPVAAQAPAASAPASAASQAQGAAAVKPAAPAAGQLAAAAGQASGLPSALPAGAAPARGTAAPSAVAPTAPAAPATAASSTAPAAQAGETPAGVHKLIITATEECWVHSSADKTDTRQFSLHKGDTFALTFSKSLELKLGNAGGVRLRYDGEDLPPAGQSGQVRNLAFPPSDRQ; translated from the coding sequence ATGACCTTAGTGGAATTGGGCGCTGCCTTACGCGTAGAACGCGAAAAGCGGGGCCTGGACATGGAAGACGCGGCAAACAAGCTGAAAATCAGCGCCCGTCTTCTGCGCGCTTTGGAGGAAGGGGACGAGCAGTCCTTGCCCCCTCTGGCGTACACCAAGGGGTTTATTCGCTCATACGCGGCGTACGTGGGTCTTTCTGCCGAAGAAGTCAGCGAGGCGATCGGGGCGCTTGAGGGCGCGGCAGAGCCTGTCGCACCGCAAAATGTTTATGAGCCCGAGATGGTTCTTACCTCGCGTCGCAACCTCAAGCCCATTTTGGCCGGGGTTGTGATGGTGGGTATTGTTGTGGCGGCGCTCATAGCCTGGCAGCAGGGCGCGTTGGACTTTTTGGGTCGCCAGACGCGCCGTCTGGCCCAGCCCGCGCCCATGCAAAGCGCGGAATCGGTGGACCCCGGCAATCTTGCGGTTCGTCCTTCCGCGCCTGCCGCACCTGCAGGTCTGGCACAGGGGGCAAATGCTCCCGTTGCCGCTCAGGCCCCTGCGGCATCCGCCCCGGCCTCGGCTGCCAGCCAGGCTCAGGGTGCGGCTGCAGTCAAACCTGCTGCTCCCGCCGCCGGTCAGCTGGCTGCGGCAGCTGGTCAGGCTTCGGGTTTGCCTTCTGCTTTGCCTGCGGGGGCTGCGCCCGCGCGTGGTACGGCTGCTCCCTCGGCGGTTGCGCCGACGGCCCCGGCTGCTCCGGCGACGGCCGCATCGTCCACCGCACCTGCGGCGCAGGCTGGCGAAACCCCGGCGGGCGTGCACAAGCTTATTATTACAGCTACCGAAGAATGCTGGGTCCATTCCAGCGCTGATAAAACGGACACGCGCCAGTTTTCGCTGCACAAGGGCGATACGTTTGCCCTTACCTTCAGCAAAAGTCTGGAGCTTAAGCTTGGCAATGCCGGCGGCGTGCGCCTGCGGTATGACGGTGAAGATCTGCCCCCGGCGGGGCAGAGCGGTCAGGTGCGCAATCTGGCGTTTCCCCCTTCGGACCGGCAATGA
- the glyS gene encoding glycine--tRNA ligase subunit beta, which yields MATFVLEIGSEELPSRFLAPEEGELASRFSGALDEAGLEHGALRVMSTPRRAVVIVENLNPVQVEREEVVSGPPVRVAYDAQGKPTKALEGFARTNACSLDDIFRVETDKGEYVAVRKRTGGAAAVDLLAQICPSIITALSFQKRMHWGAYSLAYARPLRWVLALLDDAVVPFTVGPMTSGRETCGHRIHGPGPFAVPHADEFLATLAGPCAITIDPAQRRSAIIDGGNAQAAAAGGKVLWKDSLLDEVQGLAEHPVPLLADFDPAYLEVPREVLLTSMESHQKSFGIEGANGELLPHFLTVLNITPEDMGVVKRGWERVLRARLEDARFFWQADLRDTFDHWLQKLDSVIFIGNLGSMGDKTRRLESLCRWLAESCAPKLADDAARAGRLSKADLVSGLVGEFDTLQGIMGGIYAGRKGESAVVADALGEQYLPAGPDSPLPKSLAGALLSMADKADTLAGCFGLGMIPTGAADPNGLRRCALGIIRIMLEFGLNVDVRQFFAMAQQLYGDRQWKLAPQDALDKLMEFFAARLRNYFMSQGQDTLLVDAALGAGAEDVKDCGARLAALAAFSQHADYEAAVQTFKRVANILRKQGQTEDLADHWDPALLREDAEKALAATLEEMLPRLDALWAAHDHAAALACLSDVRPAVDAFFAGVMVMCDEADLRRNRLSMLHCLGARFARLADFSALQM from the coding sequence GTGGCGACCTTTGTGCTTGAAATTGGCAGCGAGGAATTGCCTTCGCGTTTTCTGGCTCCGGAAGAAGGGGAACTGGCCTCCCGTTTTAGCGGCGCTCTGGACGAGGCCGGGCTTGAGCATGGCGCTTTGCGCGTGATGAGCACGCCGCGCCGCGCCGTGGTGATAGTTGAAAACCTCAACCCCGTGCAGGTGGAGAGGGAAGAAGTGGTCTCCGGCCCGCCCGTGCGCGTGGCTTATGACGCCCAAGGCAAACCCACCAAGGCGCTTGAGGGCTTTGCCCGCACCAACGCCTGCTCGCTGGACGACATTTTTCGCGTCGAGACGGACAAGGGCGAGTATGTGGCCGTGCGCAAGCGCACCGGCGGCGCTGCCGCTGTTGATCTGTTGGCGCAGATCTGCCCGTCGATCATAACGGCCCTCTCGTTCCAAAAGCGCATGCACTGGGGCGCGTACTCTCTGGCGTATGCCCGCCCACTGCGCTGGGTGCTGGCCCTGCTGGACGATGCCGTCGTGCCCTTTACCGTTGGCCCCATGACCTCAGGGCGTGAAACCTGCGGCCATCGCATCCACGGCCCCGGCCCCTTTGCCGTGCCCCATGCCGACGAATTTCTGGCAACCCTCGCCGGGCCTTGCGCCATCACCATCGACCCGGCCCAGCGCCGCAGTGCTATTATTGATGGCGGCAACGCCCAGGCCGCTGCAGCTGGCGGCAAGGTGCTTTGGAAAGACAGCCTGCTGGACGAGGTGCAGGGGCTGGCAGAACATCCCGTGCCGCTTCTGGCCGACTTTGACCCCGCCTATCTTGAGGTGCCGCGCGAAGTTCTGCTTACCAGCATGGAGAGCCACCAGAAGAGTTTTGGCATTGAAGGGGCCAACGGCGAACTGCTGCCGCATTTTCTCACTGTGCTCAATATCACGCCCGAAGACATGGGCGTGGTCAAGCGCGGCTGGGAGCGCGTGCTGCGCGCCCGTCTTGAGGACGCCCGCTTTTTCTGGCAGGCCGACTTGCGCGATACCTTTGACCACTGGCTGCAAAAGCTTGATTCGGTCATCTTTATCGGCAATCTTGGCAGCATGGGCGACAAAACCCGCAGGCTTGAGTCTCTGTGCCGCTGGCTTGCCGAAAGCTGCGCTCCCAAACTTGCCGACGACGCAGCGCGTGCCGGTCGCCTCTCAAAGGCTGATCTGGTGAGCGGACTTGTGGGCGAGTTTGATACCCTTCAGGGCATTATGGGCGGCATCTATGCTGGCCGCAAAGGCGAGAGCGCCGTTGTGGCCGACGCCCTTGGCGAGCAGTATCTGCCCGCCGGGCCGGATTCTCCGCTGCCCAAAAGCCTTGCGGGCGCGTTGCTCTCCATGGCCGACAAGGCAGATACGCTTGCGGGCTGCTTCGGGCTGGGCATGATTCCTACCGGAGCGGCTGATCCCAATGGTCTGCGCCGCTGCGCGCTGGGCATTATACGCATCATGCTTGAATTTGGCCTTAACGTGGATGTGCGGCAATTCTTTGCCATGGCGCAGCAGCTGTACGGCGACCGCCAGTGGAAGCTTGCTCCGCAGGATGCGCTGGACAAGCTCATGGAGTTTTTTGCCGCGCGTTTGCGCAACTACTTCATGAGTCAGGGGCAGGATACACTGCTGGTGGACGCGGCCCTTGGCGCTGGCGCGGAAGATGTTAAAGACTGCGGCGCACGCCTTGCCGCCCTGGCGGCCTTTAGTCAGCATGCGGATTACGAGGCTGCGGTACAAACCTTCAAGCGAGTGGCCAATATCCTGCGCAAGCAGGGGCAGACAGAAGATCTGGCCGACCATTGGGATCCGGCCCTGCTGCGCGAAGATGCCGAAAAGGCCCTTGCCGCCACGCTTGAAGAAATGCTGCCCCGGCTTGACGCCCTGTGGGCCGCGCACGACCATGCTGCGGCTTTGGCCTGCCTGAGCGACGTGCGGCCTGCGGTGGATGCCTTTTTTGCCGGGGTAATGGTTATGTGCGACGAGGCTGACCTGCGCCGCAACAGGCTGAGCATGCTGCACTGCCTGGGAGCAAGGTTTGCGCGTCTGGCCGATTTTTCGGCCCTGCAGATGTAA
- the mfd gene encoding transcription-repair coupling factor — translation MDTFGVLFSSNDRQIYLERSGMVTRCRLACEALDKGRSVALLARTREEFSAARALAALFSPEISLADPALVRPAWQQPCLGLPPLSQWQDKASWAARMAALYALSLNRPRVLVVSVESLLLRYMPVNFFHSRTLEIGKGSDYAPELLLEQAVEWGYERVAMVTRPGEMARRGDILDLFPSGYARPVRLEFFGDTLDEMRFFDAETQRSLQGCDELTLLPVSPLSMDAREAEATRMRFDRMFAEGRIGENDCYSFKKALDAGGAGLLPGCAVDAPSLLEEWLPQDCLWLLPGEADSAEALRDGRLALKEKLEDEDAPLPQPASLALRKSSQPAPWNAFQRVYAEPLVMGVEERGLDFAERTLHSFSDLFPLSGAQDRPWQHLAAALKDWQGSRRQVVLSFSSARSRAKFLKLAEQDGIAPALRYAPDQHGLFALVSPYRQGADLAWDNALVLGEDILYPKAEKTPRVSSRVFKGLDSFDDLNPGDLLVHRDYGIGRFAGLHHMDVNAVANDFLLIEYSGRDKLYVPADRMGLIQRFKGSEGVEPALDRLGGAGWASGKEKARKAIEKIAADLVEMYAYRKVTKGFRYDPPGELYHEFEATFGFEETPDQAKAIQDVLDDMDKSQPMDRLVCGDVGFGKTEVALRAAFRAASEGRQVVLLCPTTVLAEQHYQTFRARLAGFPVNVGLLSRFVPRPRQKDVLKAAASGQVDILIGTHRVLSSDVKLPNLALLILDEEQRFGVRHKEKLKALKKNVDVLTLTATPIPRTLQLSMSGIRELSIIETAPQDRKPVASAVLRRDDSVLRKVLEREIEREGQAFWVYNRVQGLERVAEYVRALVPTARVGMAHGQMSETELEDTMHNFWHGELDVLVCTSIVESGLDFPRANTLVVDQAQMFGLGQLYQLRGRVGRSDRQAYAFFVVPDAERLTPIAEERLRIIMDMDYLGAGFQVAMEDLRLRGAGNILGEVQSGHMCRVGLDLYLEMLEEAVGRLKGTPEAHTVETELTLGLPAHIPASYIEDGRERLRCYKTLTSAAGGAAREEAALGIRDRFGPFPEELRNFLAVLDFKQFLTELQVQKADVHINHVRLVWPDGQNAVQPERIVALTASMKDARMLPPAGLHLPLPTDVPFAEGLDRLRTALEGIRTQAGA, via the coding sequence ATGGACACTTTCGGCGTACTGTTTTCAAGCAACGACAGGCAGATATATCTTGAACGTAGCGGCATGGTCACGCGTTGCCGCCTTGCCTGCGAGGCGCTGGACAAGGGGCGCAGCGTGGCCCTCTTGGCCCGTACCCGCGAAGAATTCAGCGCGGCCCGAGCCCTCGCGGCGCTTTTTTCTCCCGAAATTTCGCTGGCCGATCCAGCTCTTGTGCGCCCCGCGTGGCAACAGCCCTGTCTGGGACTGCCCCCTCTGAGCCAGTGGCAGGACAAAGCATCGTGGGCCGCCCGTATGGCCGCCCTGTACGCCTTGAGCCTGAATCGTCCCCGTGTGCTGGTGGTCAGCGTCGAAAGCCTGCTGCTGCGCTACATGCCGGTCAATTTTTTTCACAGCCGCACGCTCGAGATCGGCAAGGGCAGCGATTACGCCCCAGAGCTGCTGCTTGAACAGGCGGTGGAGTGGGGTTACGAGCGGGTCGCCATGGTCACGCGCCCCGGCGAAATGGCCCGGCGCGGCGACATCCTCGATCTCTTCCCCTCAGGTTATGCGCGTCCTGTACGGCTGGAATTTTTTGGCGACACGCTGGACGAAATGCGGTTTTTTGATGCAGAAACCCAGCGTTCGCTGCAGGGTTGCGACGAGCTGACCTTGCTGCCAGTGAGTCCGCTTTCCATGGACGCTCGCGAGGCCGAGGCCACGCGCATGCGGTTTGACCGCATGTTTGCCGAGGGCCGCATTGGCGAGAACGACTGCTACTCTTTTAAAAAAGCCCTGGATGCCGGTGGCGCCGGCCTGTTGCCGGGCTGCGCCGTTGACGCTCCCAGCCTGCTTGAAGAATGGTTGCCGCAAGACTGTCTGTGGCTGCTGCCCGGCGAGGCCGACAGCGCCGAGGCTCTGCGCGACGGACGCCTTGCCCTCAAGGAAAAACTGGAGGACGAGGACGCGCCCCTGCCGCAACCGGCCTCGCTGGCCTTGCGCAAAAGCTCGCAGCCCGCACCGTGGAACGCCTTTCAAAGGGTGTACGCCGAACCTCTTGTCATGGGGGTAGAGGAACGCGGTCTGGATTTTGCGGAGAGAACCCTGCATTCGTTCAGCGATCTTTTTCCGCTTTCCGGTGCGCAGGATCGCCCCTGGCAGCACCTTGCCGCAGCTCTCAAAGATTGGCAGGGCTCGCGCCGACAGGTGGTGCTGAGTTTTTCGTCGGCCAGAAGCCGGGCCAAGTTTCTCAAGCTGGCCGAGCAGGACGGCATTGCGCCAGCCCTGCGCTACGCCCCCGACCAGCACGGCCTTTTTGCCCTTGTGTCGCCCTATCGTCAGGGCGCGGATCTGGCCTGGGACAACGCCCTGGTGCTGGGCGAGGACATTCTGTACCCCAAGGCCGAAAAAACGCCCCGCGTGTCGTCCCGCGTATTCAAGGGGCTGGATTCCTTTGACGATCTCAATCCCGGCGACCTGCTGGTGCACCGCGATTACGGCATTGGCCGTTTTGCCGGTCTGCACCACATGGATGTGAACGCCGTTGCCAACGACTTTTTGCTCATCGAGTACTCCGGGCGCGACAAGCTCTATGTGCCTGCCGACCGCATGGGGCTTATCCAGCGGTTCAAGGGTTCGGAGGGCGTGGAACCGGCGCTGGACCGCCTTGGCGGCGCAGGCTGGGCCTCGGGCAAGGAAAAAGCCCGCAAGGCCATTGAAAAAATCGCCGCCGACCTGGTGGAGATGTACGCCTACCGCAAGGTGACAAAGGGTTTTCGCTACGATCCCCCCGGCGAGCTGTACCACGAATTTGAAGCCACATTCGGTTTTGAGGAAACGCCCGACCAGGCCAAGGCCATTCAGGACGTGCTGGACGACATGGACAAGTCGCAGCCCATGGACCGCCTGGTGTGCGGCGACGTGGGCTTTGGCAAGACCGAGGTGGCGCTGCGGGCGGCCTTTCGCGCAGCCTCCGAGGGGCGGCAGGTTGTTTTGCTCTGCCCAACAACTGTGCTGGCCGAGCAGCATTACCAGACCTTTCGCGCGCGTCTGGCGGGCTTTCCCGTCAATGTGGGGCTGCTCAGCCGCTTTGTGCCGCGCCCCCGCCAAAAGGACGTGCTCAAGGCTGCGGCCTCCGGTCAGGTGGATATCCTCATCGGCACGCATCGCGTGCTCTCAAGCGACGTCAAGCTGCCCAATCTGGCCCTGCTGATACTGGACGAAGAGCAGCGCTTTGGCGTGCGGCACAAGGAAAAGCTCAAGGCGCTGAAAAAAAATGTGGACGTGCTGACCCTCACGGCCACGCCCATTCCGCGTACCCTGCAACTTTCCATGTCGGGCATCCGCGAGCTTTCCATCATTGAAACCGCCCCGCAGGACCGCAAGCCTGTGGCCTCGGCTGTGCTGCGGCGCGACGATTCCGTGCTGCGCAAGGTGCTGGAACGCGAAATCGAGCGCGAGGGACAGGCATTCTGGGTGTACAACCGCGTGCAGGGGCTTGAGCGGGTGGCCGAATACGTGCGCGCCCTTGTGCCCACGGCGCGTGTGGGCATGGCTCACGGGCAGATGTCCGAGACGGAGCTTGAGGACACCATGCACAATTTCTGGCACGGCGAGCTTGACGTGCTGGTGTGCACCTCCATTGTAGAATCTGGGCTGGACTTTCCCCGCGCCAATACCCTGGTAGTGGATCAGGCCCAGATGTTTGGCCTAGGGCAGCTCTATCAGCTGCGGGGGCGCGTGGGGCGCAGCGACAGGCAGGCCTACGCCTTTTTTGTCGTGCCCGACGCGGAGCGCCTGACCCCTATTGCCGAGGAGCGCCTGCGCATCATCATGGATATGGACTATCTGGGCGCGGGCTTTCAGGTCGCCATGGAAGACCTGCGCCTGCGGGGAGCGGGCAATATTCTTGGCGAGGTGCAGTCGGGGCACATGTGCCGCGTGGGGCTTGATCTGTACCTCGAAATGCTTGAGGAGGCGGTGGGTCGCCTCAAGGGCACGCCCGAGGCGCATACCGTGGAAACGGAACTTACTTTGGGCTTGCCTGCGCATATTCCCGCATCGTACATTGAGGACGGCCGGGAACGTCTGCGTTGTTACAAAACGCTCACCTCCGCGGCGGGCGGGGCTGCGAGGGAAGAGGCTGCCCTTGGCATCCGCGACAGGTTTGGGCCTTTTCCTGAAGAGTTGCGCAATTTTCTCGCCGTGCTCGATTTCAAGCAGTTCCTCACCGAACTGCAGGTGCAAAAGGCCGACGTGCACATCAACCATGTGCGGCTTGTGTGGCCCGACGGGCAAAATGCCGTGCAGCCCGAGCGCATCGTGGCTCTTACGGCCAGCATGAAGGATGCCCGCATGCTGCCCCCCGCAGGCCTGCACCTGCCGCTGCCCACCGATGTGCCCTTTGCCGAGGGACTCGACAGGCTGCGGACTGCGCTTGAAGGTATTCGGACTCAGGCTGGAGCATAG
- a CDS encoding SurA N-terminal domain-containing protein, translating to MRKTLVLALVICFMTAFGAQAAQINKVAAVVNGQVITMFDLQKNAVPDLMRARINPNDPAQAKAVDAVLRKSLDGMIMDILVAQEAKRLKVTISPSDVDAEITKIMKANNLTKPQFEEKLAQQRTSIGELRGNIEKGLIRQRVMAMEVGRRVLVTPEEIKTYYDAHKDTMYDRSGLHMGLLVYPPNVNAAAMAAQIKSGATTFEEVTRKYSIAPNKENGGDMGAVEWDKLNPEWEARLSKMKPGDVTDLFDLQGRKAQVHLYRPGGGEVKMLTFEQAKPMIDGILRQPKAMERFEDYTNQLRSRAVIDIRM from the coding sequence GTGAGAAAAACGCTTGTTTTGGCGCTGGTTATCTGTTTTATGACCGCCTTTGGCGCTCAGGCCGCCCAGATCAACAAGGTGGCCGCCGTGGTCAATGGCCAGGTCATCACCATGTTTGACCTGCAGAAAAACGCCGTGCCCGATCTTATGCGGGCGCGCATCAATCCCAATGATCCTGCCCAGGCCAAAGCCGTGGATGCCGTGCTGCGCAAGTCGCTCGACGGCATGATTATGGATATTCTCGTCGCGCAGGAAGCCAAGCGGCTCAAGGTTACCATCTCTCCCTCCGATGTGGACGCCGAAATAACCAAGATCATGAAGGCGAACAACCTGACCAAGCCGCAGTTTGAAGAAAAGCTGGCCCAGCAAAGGACCAGCATCGGCGAGCTGCGTGGGAATATCGAAAAAGGCTTGATCCGTCAGCGCGTTATGGCCATGGAAGTGGGCCGCCGCGTACTGGTTACCCCTGAGGAAATCAAGACCTATTACGATGCGCACAAAGATACCATGTACGACCGTTCGGGGCTGCACATGGGGCTGCTGGTGTATCCGCCCAACGTCAATGCGGCGGCCATGGCCGCGCAGATCAAGTCTGGCGCGACAACCTTTGAAGAAGTGACGCGCAAGTATTCCATCGCTCCCAACAAGGAAAACGGCGGCGACATGGGCGCTGTGGAGTGGGACAAACTTAATCCGGAATGGGAGGCCCGCCTCTCCAAAATGAAGCCCGGCGATGTTACCGATCTTTTTGACCTGCAGGGTCGCAAGGCGCAGGTGCACCTTTATCGTCCTGGCGGCGGCGAAGTCAAAATGCTCACCTTTGAGCAGGCCAAGCCCATGATTGACGGCATCCTGCGTCAGCCCAAGGCCATGGAGCGTTTTGAAGACTACACCAACCAGCTGCGCAGCCGGGCGGTTATCGACATCAGAATGTAG
- the recO gene encoding DNA repair protein RecO, with product MTEWADHALVLRIGHFRESDLWLKMLCRKHGLLTLFAFGGSRSRRRFCGCLDVLNSLHCRVKTSGRGSFLNLEEAVLLCGPQSLRRNWQRMGLAANCLRFVEALGVNDEGADEAFLLVEDLRKTLEEADNIPSLLPLFFRLRFAGVLGFAPDLGRCGTCGASITGPAQFVVDEAQLRCPSCRAAAGPARYGVELGAGGLDLLRHVQQEFPSGWHAEDLPAADRRSCAKVIDGFVQYHLGLAWEGGYFRHV from the coding sequence ATGACCGAATGGGCAGATCACGCGCTTGTGCTGCGCATCGGGCACTTTCGCGAGTCAGATCTGTGGCTGAAAATGCTTTGTCGCAAACACGGCCTGCTGACGTTGTTCGCCTTTGGCGGCAGCCGCAGCAGGCGTCGTTTTTGCGGCTGCCTGGATGTGCTCAACAGCCTGCATTGCCGGGTCAAGACATCTGGGCGCGGCAGCTTTCTTAATCTGGAAGAAGCCGTGTTGCTCTGCGGCCCGCAGAGTTTGCGGCGCAACTGGCAGCGTATGGGGCTGGCGGCCAACTGCCTGCGCTTTGTTGAAGCTCTGGGCGTCAACGACGAGGGCGCGGACGAGGCCTTTTTGCTGGTGGAAGACCTGCGCAAAACACTGGAAGAAGCGGACAACATACCTTCATTGCTGCCACTTTTTTTCAGACTGCGCTTTGCCGGCGTGCTGGGGTTTGCCCCTGACCTTGGCCGGTGCGGCACCTGCGGCGCAAGCATTACGGGCCCTGCGCAATTTGTGGTCGACGAGGCCCAGCTGCGCTGTCCCTCATGCCGCGCTGCGGCGGGGCCAGCGCGTTACGGGGTGGAATTGGGCGCGGGCGGGCTTGACCTTTTGCGCCATGTACAGCAAGAATTTCCCTCCGGCTGGCATGCGGAAGACCTGCCAGCGGCTGACCGGCGCTCTTGCGCCAAAGTTATTGACGGATTTGTGCAATATCACCTGGGCCTGGCGTGGGAAGGGGGATACTTTCGCCACGTATAG
- a CDS encoding peptidylprolyl isomerase, translating to MQSLVVRVRQGRAAAPLARVTRQLCLALSCCVCLLLAGCFEARLPDGVVATVNGEPITLRRLQTLLDSRSPSLGAMRTPSLENMRREYGEGLGTLIIYALVRQDLQRLQMPVSDAALENAVAEVKNDYGGGEGLDKYLAEESLDPAEWRALLLDHLSMLTFEKRVLASGIRISLAEMRDYYQTHEDDFQMPETLRVCLISAESRKDVEGFCAVFPGGMGDARTKVQLQCLNVRATDLPQSWRKAATALKPGQCAPARQEEGLWRGIALLEKRPPAQMNLAETYPLVETILREQKMSEAFESWLEKALAGSTVRVSRDIAPDLLAQPPARPAEAGGDASAAESMPGGLEDGKVPPMPRDDVYEGDIPDGTTPGGLENQGRGADNGATPKPGVKSGDDQPRKRDNGGSGKRR from the coding sequence ATGCAGTCTCTCGTTGTCCGCGTGCGTCAGGGCAGGGCCGCAGCGCCGCTTGCGCGTGTAACGCGTCAGCTGTGCCTGGCGCTGTCCTGCTGCGTTTGCCTGCTGCTGGCGGGCTGCTTTGAAGCCCGTTTGCCCGACGGCGTGGTGGCCACGGTCAATGGCGAGCCCATCACCCTGCGCAGGCTGCAGACGCTGCTCGACAGCCGTTCGCCTTCTCTGGGGGCCATGCGCACGCCGTCGCTGGAGAATATGCGGCGCGAGTACGGCGAGGGCCTGGGGACCCTGATTATCTACGCTCTCGTGCGCCAGGATTTGCAGCGGCTGCAGATGCCTGTAAGCGACGCCGCACTCGAAAACGCCGTTGCCGAAGTAAAAAACGACTACGGCGGCGGCGAAGGGCTGGACAAATATCTGGCCGAGGAGTCGCTGGACCCGGCGGAATGGCGGGCGCTACTGCTCGACCATCTTTCCATGCTTACCTTTGAAAAGAGGGTTCTCGCGTCGGGTATCCGTATTTCGCTGGCCGAGATGCGCGACTATTACCAGACCCACGAGGATGATTTTCAGATGCCTGAAACCCTGCGCGTGTGCCTGATCTCCGCCGAGTCGCGCAAGGATGTGGAAGGATTCTGCGCGGTTTTTCCCGGCGGAATGGGCGATGCACGCACAAAAGTGCAGCTGCAGTGCCTGAACGTGCGGGCAACCGACCTGCCCCAGAGCTGGCGCAAGGCCGCAACCGCCCTCAAGCCCGGTCAGTGCGCCCCGGCGCGGCAGGAGGAAGGCCTGTGGCGCGGTATAGCGCTGCTGGAAAAACGCCCCCCCGCTCAGATGAACCTGGCTGAGACCTACCCGCTGGTTGAGACCATCCTGCGCGAGCAAAAAATGTCCGAGGCTTTTGAGAGCTGGCTTGAAAAAGCGCTGGCCGGGTCCACAGTCAGGGTGTCCAGGGACATCGCCCCCGACCTGCTTGCGCAACCCCCTGCGCGCCCTGCCGAGGCGGGCGGCGACGCGTCTGCCGCCGAGAGCATGCCCGGCGGGCTGGAAGACGGAAAAGTTCCGCCAATGCCGCGCGACGACGTGTACGAAGGGGACATCCCTGACGGCACAACACCCGGAGGTCTGGAAAACCAGGGGCGCGGCGCGGACAACGGCGCAACCCCAAAACCGGGCGTTAAGTCTGGCGACGACCAGCCCCGCAAACGCGACAACGGCGGCTCGGGCAAGAGGCGTTGA
- the glyQ gene encoding glycine--tRNA ligase subunit alpha: MYFQDVILTLQNYWANQGCVIEQPSGVECGAGTFNPNTFLRVIGPEPWSVAYVEPSRRPTDGRYGENPNRLQRYFQFQVIMKPSPDNVQDLYLQSLNALGINPAQHDIRFVEDDWESPTLGAWGLGWEVWLNGMEVSQFTYFQQVGGIDLSPISVELTYGLERLTMYLQGVESVYDLAWNKNVTYGHIYHQNEVEQSRHNFEVSNPEMLLRHFSDFEGQCKALLEMGLPWPAYDYCLKCSHTFNLLDARGAISITERTGYIGRVRALAAGVARLYAAQREELGYPMLKKDAR, translated from the coding sequence ATGTATTTTCAGGATGTCATTTTAACTTTGCAGAACTACTGGGCCAACCAGGGTTGCGTTATCGAACAGCCTTCGGGTGTGGAATGCGGGGCCGGTACGTTCAACCCCAACACGTTTTTGAGGGTTATCGGGCCGGAACCGTGGAGCGTTGCCTACGTGGAGCCATCCCGTCGCCCCACGGATGGCCGCTACGGCGAAAATCCCAACCGCCTGCAACGGTACTTCCAGTTTCAGGTCATCATGAAACCCTCGCCGGACAACGTGCAGGACCTGTATCTGCAAAGTCTCAATGCGCTGGGCATCAACCCCGCGCAGCACGACATCCGTTTTGTGGAAGACGACTGGGAATCACCCACCCTCGGCGCCTGGGGGCTTGGCTGGGAGGTTTGGCTCAACGGTATGGAAGTGAGCCAGTTTACTTATTTTCAGCAGGTAGGCGGCATTGACCTTTCGCCCATCAGCGTGGAGCTGACCTACGGCCTCGAGCGCCTCACCATGTATCTGCAGGGCGTTGAATCTGTTTACGATCTGGCCTGGAACAAAAACGTCACTTACGGCCACATCTATCATCAGAACGAAGTGGAGCAGTCGCGCCATAATTTTGAGGTCAGCAATCCCGAGATGCTTTTGCGGCACTTCAGCGATTTTGAGGGGCAGTGCAAGGCCCTGCTTGAGATGGGGCTGCCCTGGCCCGCCTATGATTACTGCCTCAAGTGCTCCCATACCTTCAACCTTCTGGACGCCCGCGGAGCGATCTCCATCACCGAGCGCACCGGCTACATCGGCAGGGTGCGCGCCCTGGCGGCTGGAGTGGCGCGACTGTATGCGGCCCAGCGTGAAGAACTGGGCTATCCCATGCTCAAAAAGGATGCGAGGTAA